From the Drosophila suzukii chromosome 2 unlocalized genomic scaffold, CBGP_Dsuzu_IsoJpt1.0 scf_2c, whole genome shotgun sequence genome, one window contains:
- the LOC139354386 gene encoding uncharacterized protein, translating into MSSANLELGKWVPNTSFIQKDDTNAQSSPVKVLGLYWDPGKDILAYNIGLTANPDYTKRQVLSDVSRIFDPLGLLAPIVIKFKIIFQKLWLLNLDCDDPLPTKLADTWLKWRADLDTLQKFQLTRFVANDADNIELHGFSDASTKAYAAVVYSRVTNDDGSISVSLVAAKTRVAPLKQQSLPRLELCAALLLSQLIRSISSGLRHKNITVFAWSDSSIVLFWLSYAPAQLKTFVGNRTSEILDTLPRKAWRHVDCKSNPADCASRGLMAADLIDFHLWWNGPLWLRDQDQYLVHPLDEVIARVSSWFKLVHIVAYVKRFIQRTQNPSCDRASRALTFEEIKAARIICLKHAQHCFHEDYQLLLAKKPLRNRSQLVKLAPMIDENDLLRVGGRLHQSQLSREAKHPVLLEHEHRVNLHPGVSSLFVIVRQRYWILGARNLIPRITHDCLSCFRQRHHTAQQQMADLPSVRVTQALPFVNTGCDYAGPIFLKDAKVRKPRISKGYICLFVCMVTSAINLELVTDLTTETFLAALRRFIALRGKCSKIYSDNGTNFIGAKRALNEMQELLSSQRHKETVTSTLADEGIQWEYLTTLQQRPKWTTSTPNLSIGDVLLVKESNTPPASWHIARVMETYPGKDNLVRAVKLKTSTGEMTRPITKIAVLPSSETVFQLLSLINSHI; encoded by the exons ATGTCAAGCGCAAATCTTGAGCTCGGGAAATGGGTACCAAATACCTCATTCATACAAAAGGATGATACCAACGCACAATCGTCGCCAGTTAAGGTTCTCGGACTATACTGGGATCCTGGAAAAGACATTCTGGCGTACAACATTGGTCTAACGGCAAATCCTGACTACACAAAGAGACAAGTCTTGTCCGACGTTTCCAGGATATTTGATCCTCTCGGACTCTTGGCACCCATTGTAATCAAATTTAAGATTATTTTCCAAAAACTCTGGCTCTTAAACTTGGATTGCGATGACCCGCTTCCAACCAAACTAGCGGACACCTGGCTGAAGTGGAGAGCAGACCTAGACACTCTACAAAAATTCCAATTGACACGCTTCGTTGCAAACGACGCAGACAATATCGAACTTCACGGATTTTCGGATGCCTCAACCAAGGCGTATGCTGCTGTGGTGTACAGCAGAGTTACAAATGACGACGGATCCATCTCGGTGTCCCTTGTGGCTGCGAAGACAAGGGTGGCGCCACTGAAACAACAATCTTTGCCACGCCTGGAGCTTTGCGCAGCGCTTCTTCTAAGCCAACTCATTCGTTCGATCTCCTCTGGATTACGCCACAAGAACATAACTGTTTTTGCCTGGTCCGACTCTTCAATAGTGCTCTTCTGGTTATCCTACGCACCAGCCCAACTAAAAACTTTTGTTGGAAACAGAACCTCGGAAATCCTTGACACTCTTCCTAGGAAGGCCTGGCGGCATGTAGACTGCAAATCAAACCCAGCTGACTGCGCTTCCAGGGGTTTGATGGCTGCTGACCTCATCGACTTCCATTTGTGGTGGAATGGACCTTTGTGGCTTCGGGACCAGGATCAATACCTG GTTCATCCACTAGATGAGGTGATCGCACGAGTTTCTTCTTGGTTCAAGCTCGTTCACATTGTCGCCTATGTGAAGCGATTCATTCAACGCACACAAAACCCGTCCTGCGATAGGGCCTCAAGAGCTCTTACATTTGAAGAGATTAAGGCAGCAAGGATCATTTGTTTAAAACACGCGCAGCACTGTTTCCACGAGGACTATCAATTGCTCCTTGCCAAGAAACCCCTAAGGAACCGATCGCAGCTGGTCAAACTTGCACCAATGATAGACGAAAACGATTTGCTGAGGGTAGGCGGAAGACTGCACCAATCGCAGTTGTCACGAGAGGCAAAACACCCAGTTTTGCTGGAACACGAGCACCGAGTAAATCTTCACCCTGGCGTTTCTTCCCTGTTTGTAATCGTTCGTCAGAGATACTGGATACTTGGAGCACGTAATCTCATTCCCAGAATAACACACGACTGTTTATCCTGCTTTCGTCAACGCCACCACACCGCCCAACAACAAATGGCTGATTTACCCAGCGTGCGTGTCACTCAAGCCCTTCCATTTGTCAACACTGGTTGCGACTATGCAGGTCCAATCTTTCTGAAGGATGCCAAAGTTCGGAAGCCACGTATCAGCAAGGGTTACATTTGCCTGTTCGTCTGCATGGTCACCTCGGCCATAAACCTGGAACTTGTCACAGACCTGACAACAGAAACCTTCTTGGCTGCCTTGCGGCGCTTCATAGCCCTACGTGGCAAGTGTAGCAAGATCTACAGCGACAACGGAACCAACTTTATTGGAGCTAAAAGAGCCCTCAACGAAATGCAAGAATTGCTTTCATCACAACGACACAAGGAAACCGTCACTTCCACTTTGGCGGATGAAGGAATTCAGTGG GAGTATCTGACTACTCTGCAACAACGTCCGAAATGGACCACTTCAACACCCAACCTCTCGATCGGTGATGTACTTCTCGTTAAGGAGTCCAATACGCCACCAGCATCGTGGCACATCGCACGGGTTATGGAAACCTATCCAGGGAAGGACAACCTCGTTCGAGCAGTCAAATTGAAGACCTCAACAGGAGAGATGACCAGGCCAATCACGAAGATTGCCGTTTTGCCCAGTTCAGAAACTGTGTTTCAGTTGCTGTCTTTAATAAACTCTCATATTTAG